The following are from one region of the Littorina saxatilis isolate snail1 linkage group LG4, US_GU_Lsax_2.0, whole genome shotgun sequence genome:
- the LOC138964796 gene encoding uncharacterized protein — MATHSIYSSEEEEEYAGPRLSQAIVLPYQFEPRKKDEERRPQDAAPNRASRIGNTDWCQCGHCCRMPTSVECVCCHDVRQIKQKVEGLEEQVGCITAHPGFRTVCLDIYCLETAYYAYKQDYGRLNFDLHEKYRYVAYRQLVRWCWGFLGKSIRVPLPACAVKTIRDTFPDGERVGFKLPQLEGIV; from the exons ATGGCCACTCACAGTATTTACAGCagcgaggaagaggaggagtacGCCGGACCACGTTTGAGCCAGGCTATCGTTCTTCCTTACCAGTTTGAACCACGGAAGAAAGACGAGGAAAGAAGGCCACAAGACGCAGCTCCTAACAGAGCCAGCAGAATCGGCAACACTGACTG GTGTCAGTGCGGACATTGCTGCCGGATGCCAacttctgttgagtgtgtgtgttgccacGACGTcagacaaatcaaacagaaggtAGAAGGCCTGGAAGAGCAGGTAGGCTGCATCACAGCACATCCTGGTTTTCGTACCGTGTGCCTGGACATCTACTGCCTGGAGACCGCATACTATGCGTACAAGCAGGACTACGGGCGTCTAAACTTCGATCTGCATGA GAAATACAGATATGTCGCCTACAGGCAGCTGGTGCGATGGTGTTGGGGTTTTCTCGGCAAAAGCATCAGGGTGCCTCTACCAGCTTGTGCCGTGAAAACGATCAGGGACACTTTCCCTGACGGAGAaagagtggggttcaaactccccCAGCTGGAGGGAATCGTGTGA